In a single window of the Pseudochaenichthys georgianus chromosome 16, fPseGeo1.2, whole genome shotgun sequence genome:
- the tspan13a gene encoding tetraspanin-13a: protein MVCGGYVCTKNALCVLNILYILVSLLLVGVAGWGKWFDLVSSIRVVAGVIGVGVFLFLVAFVGLCGALKHHQVLLFFYMMVLFIVFVGQFSVSCACLALNKDQQKLLLEVGWNKSEATQRDVEKTLGCCGFSFVPINGSCAASCFDIHPETCVTCSTTILQYAGEVLRFVGGIGLFFSFTEILGVWLAHRFRNIKDPRSNPGAFL, encoded by the exons ATGGTTTGCGGAGGATACGTTTGCACCAAGAACGCACTCTGCGTCCTCAATATACTTTACATC TTGGTGAGTCTGCTGCTGGTTGGAGTGGCAGGTTGGGGGAAATGGTTTGACCTGGTTTCCAGCATCAGAGTGGTGGCGGGGGTCATCGGCGTCGGGGTCTTCCTGTTCCTGGTCGCCTTTGTGGGGCTGTGCGGCGCCCTGAAGCACCACCAGGTCCTGCTCTTCTTC TACATGATGGTCCTGTTCATAGTGTTTGTCGGGCAGttttctgtgtcctgtgcctgtCTGGCCCTGAATAAAGACCAACAG AAACTTCTGCTGGAAGTTGGATGGAACAAATCCGAGGCGACTCAAAGGGACGTAGAGAAAACCCTCGGCTGTTGCGGCTTCTCCTTTGTTCCCATCAATGGCTCATGTGCTGCT AGTTGCTTTGACATCCACCCTGAGACGTGTGTAACGTGCTCCACCACCATACTGCAGTATGCCGGAGAGGTGCTACGCTTTGTGGGCGGTATCGGACTCTTCTTCAGCTTTACAGAG ATCCTTGGAGTTTGGCTCGCTCACAGATTCAGAAATATCAAAGATCCTCGATCAAATCCTGGAGCCTTTCTATAA
- the bag6 gene encoding large proline-rich protein BAG6 isoform X2, protein MEEQTADIEVTVKTLDSQSRTYTVGAQLTVKEFKEHIAPSVGIPVDKQRLIYQGRVLQEILTLADYNVDGKVIHLVERAPPPPSQPGSGSGGTSADSGPSSSSQGSAQGPPHDRNANSYVMLGTFNLPVNIMDPQQIQMSVQQMVSGMGENARNARVTTSTGSNGSVNVHIDMDQPVQSEPRLRLVLAENLLRDINDVIQRMESRPSDSSTQTETAAAAAAAAAAAAAAAAAAPPPPSSSSTTSTPSPSAQPMDTSPPPTTPPPPPTTSAPSEGPAPQPGPHHPSPAELAEMLSELRRVEERLQPFIQRAHTILETATNAEYNNNTEREEDQRTLIMTWECLRLLGNALVALSDLRLNLMNPVPRHLHVVRPFSHYATPVNMPGAVHHHIPVQMNLGATVTAASNSTDGQAPPTQPGSQSEQAGPGQTPPSQSSPSNQQAGPGQAGPRVIRISHQAVPVVMMQMNTDGQGANPAAAGQQIPGQPGALPPDFMRNLMQQISQYAAAVATSAATAAAAGHPVPPQPTPPGFNSTANSSTTTTGPNTPTTTPTAPPPPPHGGPQPQARVVFTRPPFAPNMPPPAFGARGTTINVRAAIPGQQPGQAFNPAALNQMISGLVGQLLLPGQMASSSFSFSNSGPTPPTANPSSQPGQSETTAGDPQSQEMPPDLSQLLGSLLGGAGVGPGGAPSITVTTSGVPAFIQGVSEFMQQAQPVFVPPPPPSGTAPAPAAGPTATPNPAAAGAEALNPELFTGIVRGVLSTMMGSLGQGQNDTESIAQFMQRLSQATNIFISPEDPTGFFGELLMLVCQTFTMSDLVMLLHGQHQPLGRIQPQLSQFFTQNYLNGREPTDENIAAAADTLVNELEEYISESFRESSVTVLEGVDATQTNMSFFRQQLMLIATHILRCTYDSFGPRLLQMCNQALFECLALNLHCLRGDQRALTAVINHRIRRMSSDISPSLVNWMTSMMTMRLQVILEHIPITQDQIQNYIVHTQSDTSSATGPQVPERAQSATIADTLSPAAATTAEEAMNVSHDTRASSREPRVLPGDLGASGGAAPLGGDMAAAGAEGGSEESARESEAWAASVPPEWVPIIRCDMMTQRKMKAQPPLSDAYVHGMPAKRRKTGLSGGSLLSLSDAVSQAARTAGVKPITSAEHLQEDLDTQELREAYAEQVKADIKKRVREDPDFNPQHSPNAHRAFLSDS, encoded by the exons atggaggaacaaaCTGCAGACATAGAGGTGACAGTCAAAACACTCGACTCCCAAAGCAGAACCTACACTGTTGGTGCTCAG TTGACAGTGAAAGAGTTTAAGGAGCACATTGCCCCCTCAGTGGGTATCCCTGTGGACAAACAGAGGCTGATCTACCAGGGCAGAGTCTTACAGGAGATACTGACTTTGGCAGACTACA ATGTGGATGGCAAGGTGATACATCTGGTGGAGCGTGCGCCCCCTCCACCCTCCCAGCCTGGCTCAGGGTCCGGAGGCACTTCAGCCGACAGCggaccctcctcttcctcccaagGATCGGCACAAGGGCCTCCACATGATCGCAATGCTAACAGCTACGTGATGCTAGGCACCTTCAACCTTCCTGTGAACATTATGGACCCCCAGCAGATACAG ATGTCTGTTCAGCAGATGGTGTCTGGTATGGGAGAGAATGCCAGGAACGCCAGAGTCACAACCAGCACTGGG AGCAATGGGTCTGTGAATGTGCACATTGATATGGACCAACCTGTGCAGAGTGAGCCTCGGCTGAGGCTGGTGCTGGCCGAGAACCTGCTGAGGGACATCAATGATGTCATCCAAAGGATGGAG AGTCGCCCGAGCGACTCCTCCACTCAAACAGAGACGGCTGCTGCTGcggctgccgctgctgctgcggctgctgctgcggctgctgctgcGCCTCCTCCTCCATCATCCTCATCCACCACCTCTACTCCCTCCCCATCTGCCCAGCCCATGGACACCTCCCCACCTCCAACAACTCCCCCACCTCCACCCACCACTTCAGCACCATCTGAGGGACCAGCCCCCCAACCTGGACCACA TCACCCCAGCCCAGCTGAGTTGGCGGAGATGTTGTCTGAGCTGCGCAGGGTGGAGGAGAGACTGCAGCCTTTCATTCAGAGAGCTCACACCATCCTGGAGACGGCCACCAACGCAGAATACAACAACAATACA GAAAGAGAGGAGGACCAGCGCACTCTCATCATGACATGGGAGTGTCTCCGTCTCCTTGGTAACGCCCTTGTGGCTCTCAGTGACCTGCGATTGAACCTCATGAACCCTGTGCCCCGCCACCTGCATGTGGTCCGGCCATTTTCCCACTATGCCACCCCAGTCAATATGCCTGGAGCCGTGCACCACCACATCCCTGTGCAA ATGAACCTGGGTGCCACAGTGACTGCTGCGAGTAACAGCACTGACGGACAGGCACCGCCCACCCAGCCTGGCAGCCAATCGGAGCAGGCTGGTCCTGGACAAACCCCTCCCTCTCAGTCTTCCCCGTCCAATCAGCAGGCTGGACCGGGACAGGCTGGCCCCCGTGTCATCAGGATCAGCCACCAGGCAGTCCCGGTGGTCATGATGCAGATGAACACGGATG GCCAAGGAGCAAACCCTGCTGCAGCTGGACAGCAAATCCCGGGACAACCAG GTGCCCTCCCCCCTGACTTCATGCGGAATCTGATGCAACAGATAAGCCAATATGCGGCCGCCGTAGCTACCAGCGCtgccactgctgctgctgccggacACCCAGTCCCCCCCCAGCCCACTCCCCCCGGATTCAACTCCACAGCCAACTCCTCAACTACCACCACGGGTCCCAACACACCCACCACCACGCCTACTGCTCCCCCGCCACCCCCACATGGTGGCCCCCAGCCCCAGGCCAGGGTTGTGTTCACCCGTCCCCCCTTTGCACCCAACATGCCCCCCCCAGCCTTTGGCGCTCGAGGAACCACCATCAATGTGAGGGCTGCCATACCGGGCCAGCAGCCAGGACAG GCTTTCAACCCAGCTGCTCTCAACCAGATGATTAGTGGACTGGTCGGACAGCTTTTGCTGCCAGGGCAAATGG cctcctcctccttttctttctcCAACTCGGGTCCAACTCCTCCCACTGCAAACCCTTCAAGCCAGCCGGGCCAATCTGAGACCACCGCCGGTGACCCGCAGTCCCAGGAGATGCCCCCCGACCTCAGCCAGCTCCTGGGCTCTCTGCTGGGGGGGGCCGGGGTGGGCCCTGGAGGAGCCCCTTCTATCACTGTCACCACGTCTGGTGTCCCTGCCTTCATCCAGGGAGTGAGTGAGTTCATGCAGCAG GCCCAGCCCGTCTTtgttcctccccctcctccctctggCACCGCGCCTGCTCCCGCCGCCGGGCCCACTGCAACTCCCAACCCTGCCGCAGCGGGAGCCGAGGCCCTGAACCCCGAGCTGTTCACGGGCATTGTGCGCGGCGTCCTGAGCACCATGATGGGCTCTCTGGGCCAGGGTCAGAACGACACGGAGAGCATCGCCCAGTTCATGCAGAGGCTGTCCCAGGCCACCAACATCTTCATCAGTCCGGAGGATCCCACCG GATTCTTCGGCGAGCTGCTGATGTTGGTGTGCCAGACGTTCACCATGTCAGACCTGGTGATGCTGCTCCACGGTCAGCACCAGCCTCTCGGGCGCATCCAGCCTCAGCTGTCCCAGTTCTTCACGCAGAACTACCTCAACGGCAGGGAGCCCACCGATGAGAACATTGCT GCTGCGGCTGACACTCTTGTCAACGAACTGGAGGAGTATATCAGTGAGAGCTTT AGAGAGTCTTCAGTCACAGTGTTGGAAGGCGTCGATGCGACTCAGACCAACATGTCCTTCTTCAGGCAGCAGCTGATGCTCATTGCCACACACATCCTGCGCTGCACAT ATGATTCATTCGGGCCCCGGCTGCTCCAGATGTGTAACCAGGCGCTGTTTGAGTGTCTGGCCCTCAACCTGCACTGCCTGAGAGGAGACCAGAGAGCCCTCACCGCAGTCATCAACCACCGAATC CGGAGGATGTCCAGTGACATCAGCCCCAGCCTGGTCAACTGGATGACCAGCATGATGACGATGAGGCTGCAGGTGATTCTGGAGCACATCCCCATCACCCAGGACCAGATCCAGAACTACATAGTTCACACACAG AGCGATACGTCTTCTGCCACTGGCCCACAAGTGCCTGAACGAGCACAAAGTGCAACG ATCGCGGACACCCTCTCTCCAGCTGCAGCCACCACAGCAGAGGAGGCCATGAACGTGTCACACGACACAAGGGCGTCGTCAAGGGAACCAAGGGTGTTGCCTGGAGACCTGGGGGCCTCAGGAGGAGCCGCACCATTAGGTGGCGACATGGCAGCGGCGGGAGCTGAGGGGGGCAGCGAGGAGTCTGCTCGAGAGTCTGAGGCCTGGGCCGCCTCCGTTCCACCT GAATGGGTGCCCATCATCAGGTGTGACATGATGACCCAGAGGAAGATGAAGGCTCAGCCCCCGCTGTCTGACGCTTATGTGCACGGCATGCCAGCTAAACGCAGGAAG ACCGGACTGAGTGGGGgaagcctcctctccctctctgacgCCGTGAGCCAAGCAGCCAGGACAGCAGGAGTGAAGCCCATCACTTCTGCTGAGCACTTACAGGAGGACCTGGACACCCAGGAGCTCAGAGAAGCGTATGCAGAGCAG GTTAAAGCAGACATCAAGAAACGAGTGAGGGAAGACCCAGATTTCAACCCTCAGCATTCCCCTAACGCACACAGAGCGTTCTTATCAGACTCGTAG
- the bag6 gene encoding large proline-rich protein BAG6 isoform X1 → MEEQTADIEVTVKTLDSQSRTYTVGAQLTVKEFKEHIAPSVGIPVDKQRLIYQGRVLQEILTLADYNVDGKVIHLVERAPPPPSQPGSGSGGTSADSGPSSSSQGSAQGPPHDRNANSYVMLGTFNLPVNIMDPQQIQMSVQQMVSGMGENARNARVTTSTGSNGSVNVHIDMDQPVQSEPRLRLVLAENLLRDINDVIQRMESRPSDSSTQTETAAAAAAAAAAAAAAAAAAPPPPSSSSTTSTPSPSAQPMDTSPPPTTPPPPPTTSAPSEGPAPQPGPHHPSPAELAEMLSELRRVEERLQPFIQRAHTILETATNAEYNNNTEREEDQRTLIMTWECLRLLGNALVALSDLRLNLMNPVPRHLHVVRPFSHYATPVNMPGAVHHHIPVQMNLGATVTAASNSTDGQAPPTQPGSQSEQAGPGQTPPSQSSPSNQQAGPGQAGPRVIRISHQAVPVVMMQMNTDGQGANPAAAGQQIPGQPGALPPDFMRNLMQQISQYAAAVATSAATAAAAGHPVPPQPTPPGFNSTANSSTTTTGPNTPTTTPTAPPPPPHGGPQPQARVVFTRPPFAPNMPPPAFGARGTTINVRAAIPGQQPGQAFNPAALNQMISGLVGQLLLPGQMAGQTVTSSSSTSTSSSSSFSSSSQTSSASSSFSFSNSGPTPPTANPSSQPGQSETTAGDPQSQEMPPDLSQLLGSLLGGAGVGPGGAPSITVTTSGVPAFIQGVSEFMQQAQPVFVPPPPPSGTAPAPAAGPTATPNPAAAGAEALNPELFTGIVRGVLSTMMGSLGQGQNDTESIAQFMQRLSQATNIFISPEDPTGFFGELLMLVCQTFTMSDLVMLLHGQHQPLGRIQPQLSQFFTQNYLNGREPTDENIAAAADTLVNELEEYISESFRESSVTVLEGVDATQTNMSFFRQQLMLIATHILRCTYDSFGPRLLQMCNQALFECLALNLHCLRGDQRALTAVINHRIRRMSSDISPSLVNWMTSMMTMRLQVILEHIPITQDQIQNYIVHTQSDTSSATGPQVPERAQSATIADTLSPAAATTAEEAMNVSHDTRASSREPRVLPGDLGASGGAAPLGGDMAAAGAEGGSEESARESEAWAASVPPEWVPIIRCDMMTQRKMKAQPPLSDAYVHGMPAKRRKTGLSGGSLLSLSDAVSQAARTAGVKPITSAEHLQEDLDTQELREAYAEQVKADIKKRVREDPDFNPQHSPNAHRAFLSDS, encoded by the exons atggaggaacaaaCTGCAGACATAGAGGTGACAGTCAAAACACTCGACTCCCAAAGCAGAACCTACACTGTTGGTGCTCAG TTGACAGTGAAAGAGTTTAAGGAGCACATTGCCCCCTCAGTGGGTATCCCTGTGGACAAACAGAGGCTGATCTACCAGGGCAGAGTCTTACAGGAGATACTGACTTTGGCAGACTACA ATGTGGATGGCAAGGTGATACATCTGGTGGAGCGTGCGCCCCCTCCACCCTCCCAGCCTGGCTCAGGGTCCGGAGGCACTTCAGCCGACAGCggaccctcctcttcctcccaagGATCGGCACAAGGGCCTCCACATGATCGCAATGCTAACAGCTACGTGATGCTAGGCACCTTCAACCTTCCTGTGAACATTATGGACCCCCAGCAGATACAG ATGTCTGTTCAGCAGATGGTGTCTGGTATGGGAGAGAATGCCAGGAACGCCAGAGTCACAACCAGCACTGGG AGCAATGGGTCTGTGAATGTGCACATTGATATGGACCAACCTGTGCAGAGTGAGCCTCGGCTGAGGCTGGTGCTGGCCGAGAACCTGCTGAGGGACATCAATGATGTCATCCAAAGGATGGAG AGTCGCCCGAGCGACTCCTCCACTCAAACAGAGACGGCTGCTGCTGcggctgccgctgctgctgcggctgctgctgcggctgctgctgcGCCTCCTCCTCCATCATCCTCATCCACCACCTCTACTCCCTCCCCATCTGCCCAGCCCATGGACACCTCCCCACCTCCAACAACTCCCCCACCTCCACCCACCACTTCAGCACCATCTGAGGGACCAGCCCCCCAACCTGGACCACA TCACCCCAGCCCAGCTGAGTTGGCGGAGATGTTGTCTGAGCTGCGCAGGGTGGAGGAGAGACTGCAGCCTTTCATTCAGAGAGCTCACACCATCCTGGAGACGGCCACCAACGCAGAATACAACAACAATACA GAAAGAGAGGAGGACCAGCGCACTCTCATCATGACATGGGAGTGTCTCCGTCTCCTTGGTAACGCCCTTGTGGCTCTCAGTGACCTGCGATTGAACCTCATGAACCCTGTGCCCCGCCACCTGCATGTGGTCCGGCCATTTTCCCACTATGCCACCCCAGTCAATATGCCTGGAGCCGTGCACCACCACATCCCTGTGCAA ATGAACCTGGGTGCCACAGTGACTGCTGCGAGTAACAGCACTGACGGACAGGCACCGCCCACCCAGCCTGGCAGCCAATCGGAGCAGGCTGGTCCTGGACAAACCCCTCCCTCTCAGTCTTCCCCGTCCAATCAGCAGGCTGGACCGGGACAGGCTGGCCCCCGTGTCATCAGGATCAGCCACCAGGCAGTCCCGGTGGTCATGATGCAGATGAACACGGATG GCCAAGGAGCAAACCCTGCTGCAGCTGGACAGCAAATCCCGGGACAACCAG GTGCCCTCCCCCCTGACTTCATGCGGAATCTGATGCAACAGATAAGCCAATATGCGGCCGCCGTAGCTACCAGCGCtgccactgctgctgctgccggacACCCAGTCCCCCCCCAGCCCACTCCCCCCGGATTCAACTCCACAGCCAACTCCTCAACTACCACCACGGGTCCCAACACACCCACCACCACGCCTACTGCTCCCCCGCCACCCCCACATGGTGGCCCCCAGCCCCAGGCCAGGGTTGTGTTCACCCGTCCCCCCTTTGCACCCAACATGCCCCCCCCAGCCTTTGGCGCTCGAGGAACCACCATCAATGTGAGGGCTGCCATACCGGGCCAGCAGCCAGGACAG GCTTTCAACCCAGCTGCTCTCAACCAGATGATTAGTGGACTGGTCGGACAGCTTTTGCTGCCAGGGCAAATGG CCGGTCAAACAgtcacttcctcctcctccacatccacatcctcctcatcctccttttcttcctcctctcaaacctcctcagcctcctcctccttttctttctcCAACTCGGGTCCAACTCCTCCCACTGCAAACCCTTCAAGCCAGCCGGGCCAATCTGAGACCACCGCCGGTGACCCGCAGTCCCAGGAGATGCCCCCCGACCTCAGCCAGCTCCTGGGCTCTCTGCTGGGGGGGGCCGGGGTGGGCCCTGGAGGAGCCCCTTCTATCACTGTCACCACGTCTGGTGTCCCTGCCTTCATCCAGGGAGTGAGTGAGTTCATGCAGCAG GCCCAGCCCGTCTTtgttcctccccctcctccctctggCACCGCGCCTGCTCCCGCCGCCGGGCCCACTGCAACTCCCAACCCTGCCGCAGCGGGAGCCGAGGCCCTGAACCCCGAGCTGTTCACGGGCATTGTGCGCGGCGTCCTGAGCACCATGATGGGCTCTCTGGGCCAGGGTCAGAACGACACGGAGAGCATCGCCCAGTTCATGCAGAGGCTGTCCCAGGCCACCAACATCTTCATCAGTCCGGAGGATCCCACCG GATTCTTCGGCGAGCTGCTGATGTTGGTGTGCCAGACGTTCACCATGTCAGACCTGGTGATGCTGCTCCACGGTCAGCACCAGCCTCTCGGGCGCATCCAGCCTCAGCTGTCCCAGTTCTTCACGCAGAACTACCTCAACGGCAGGGAGCCCACCGATGAGAACATTGCT GCTGCGGCTGACACTCTTGTCAACGAACTGGAGGAGTATATCAGTGAGAGCTTT AGAGAGTCTTCAGTCACAGTGTTGGAAGGCGTCGATGCGACTCAGACCAACATGTCCTTCTTCAGGCAGCAGCTGATGCTCATTGCCACACACATCCTGCGCTGCACAT ATGATTCATTCGGGCCCCGGCTGCTCCAGATGTGTAACCAGGCGCTGTTTGAGTGTCTGGCCCTCAACCTGCACTGCCTGAGAGGAGACCAGAGAGCCCTCACCGCAGTCATCAACCACCGAATC CGGAGGATGTCCAGTGACATCAGCCCCAGCCTGGTCAACTGGATGACCAGCATGATGACGATGAGGCTGCAGGTGATTCTGGAGCACATCCCCATCACCCAGGACCAGATCCAGAACTACATAGTTCACACACAG AGCGATACGTCTTCTGCCACTGGCCCACAAGTGCCTGAACGAGCACAAAGTGCAACG ATCGCGGACACCCTCTCTCCAGCTGCAGCCACCACAGCAGAGGAGGCCATGAACGTGTCACACGACACAAGGGCGTCGTCAAGGGAACCAAGGGTGTTGCCTGGAGACCTGGGGGCCTCAGGAGGAGCCGCACCATTAGGTGGCGACATGGCAGCGGCGGGAGCTGAGGGGGGCAGCGAGGAGTCTGCTCGAGAGTCTGAGGCCTGGGCCGCCTCCGTTCCACCT GAATGGGTGCCCATCATCAGGTGTGACATGATGACCCAGAGGAAGATGAAGGCTCAGCCCCCGCTGTCTGACGCTTATGTGCACGGCATGCCAGCTAAACGCAGGAAG ACCGGACTGAGTGGGGgaagcctcctctccctctctgacgCCGTGAGCCAAGCAGCCAGGACAGCAGGAGTGAAGCCCATCACTTCTGCTGAGCACTTACAGGAGGACCTGGACACCCAGGAGCTCAGAGAAGCGTATGCAGAGCAG GTTAAAGCAGACATCAAGAAACGAGTGAGGGAAGACCCAGATTTCAACCCTCAGCATTCCCCTAACGCACACAGAGCGTTCTTATCAGACTCGTAG
- the glrx3 gene encoding glutaredoxin 3: MANLVEATTNQQFEDFLAKAGKCLTVVHFQAAWAPQCGQMNEVMAVLAKEHTHTTFVKLEAEAVPEVSEKYEIASVPTFLFFKGGEKVDRLDGAHAPELTKKVERLAVAGNAAAGVDSGTTDLNQRLKKLINAAPCMLFIKGSSQEPRCGFSRQIVGLLKEHNIQFSTFDILSDEEVRQELKTYSNWPTYPQLYANGELVGGLDIVKELAESGELESTCPKAVTLEHRLKTIINQSPVMVFMKGNKEAAKCGFSRQTLELMNDTGVDYNTFDILQDEEVRQGLKTYSNWPTYPQLYVKGDLIGGLDILKELKESGELVSVLKGES; this comes from the coding sequence ATGGCGAATCTCGTGGAGGCGACAACAAATCAGCAGTTTGAGGATTTCTTAGCCAAAGCTGGAAAATGCCTGACTGTAGTGCACTTCCAGGCAGCATGGGCTCCTCAGTGCGGCCAAATGAACGAAGTGATGGCCGTGCTGGCGAAGGAACACACGCACACCACGTTTGTGAAGCTGGAGGCAGAGGCGGTCCCGGAGGTGTCAGAGAAGTATGAAATCGCTTCTGTGCCCACTTTCCTTTTCTTCAAGGGAGGGGAGAAAGTAGACCGCCTGGACGGGGCCCATGCTCCGGAGCTGACCAAGAAGGTAGAGCGCCTGGCAGTTGCCGGAAATGCTGCTGCAGGGGTGGACAGTGGCACCACGGACCTGAACCAGCGGCTGAAGAAGCTGATCAACGCGGCGCCCTGTATGCTCTTCATTAAAGGATCCTCGCAGGAGCCCCGCTGCGGATTCAGCCGACAGATAGTGGGCCTGCTGAAGGAGCACAACATCCAGTTCAGCACCTTCGACATCCTTTCCGACGAGGAGGTCCGACAAGAGCTGAAGACCTACTCCAACTGGCCCACCTACCCTCAACTGTATGCGAATGGAGAGTTGGTCGGAGGGCTGGATATAGTGAAGGAGCTGGCTGAGTCTGGAGAGCTGGAGAGCACCTGTCCAAAGGCTGTCACCCTGGAGCACCGTCTGAAAACCATCAtcaaccagagcccagtcatgGTGTTCATGAAGGGCAACAAGGAGGCTGCAAAATGTGGCTTCAGCAGGCAGACACTGGAGCTTATGAACGACACCGGGGTAGATTATAACACATTTGATATTCTGCAGGATGAAGAGGTGCGTCAGGGGCTCAAGACCTATTCTAACTGGCCAACCTACCCCCAACTCTACGTGAAAGGAGATCTGATCGGTGGTTTGGACATACTGAAGGAGCTGAAGGAGAGTGGAGAGCTGGTGTCAGTGCTGAAGGGGGAATCCTAG